AATGGAAATGAAACCCTATGTCGACTTAGTTTGCGATCAATTAGAACTGATTCCTCCAGAAATTATTATTCATCGATTAACTGGCGATGCCCCACGTGATACAATTATCGGTCCAATGTGGAGTTTAAAAAAATGGGAAGTTTTAAATGCCATTGATAAAGAAATGAAGGATCGCAATACATTTCAAGGAAATAAAAATATCCGTTTATTAGGAGGAATGTAAATGCTTGAACGTGCCATGCATTTTAGTCATACACTTTTAAAGGAAGTAATAACAACTGGCGATACGGTTATTGATGCAACGGTTGGAAACGGTGGCGATACGATTTTATTAGCCACTTTAGTTGGAAGCACAGGACAAGTCTTAGGCTTTGATGTGCAAGAAACTGCCTTAACTACAACGAAGCAAAAACTATTGCTAACAGGACTAGGCCAGCAAGTTCAATTATTCCATCAAGGACATGAAACAGTCGCTAGCGTCTTACCTGCAAACAAAGATATTGCTGCAGCTATTTTTAATTTAGGTTATTTACCTAAAAGTGACAAATCAATTATTACCCAAGCCGACACAACATTAAAAGCAATTCAAGATATTTTGCCAAACTTACGTAAAGGTGGCTTGCTACTAATTGTAGTTTACTATGGTCATGAAGGCGGACAATCTGAAAAAGATGCTGTTTTAGACTATTGCCAAACCATCCCACAAGAAGAATACACTGTTCTTCAATATGGTTTTATCAATCAACGAAATCAGCCACCTTTTTTATTGGCTATTGAAAAGAAATAAAAAAATCATTAGGTCACTCTCTTACTTTTGTGAGAGTGTCCTAGTGATTTTTTATAGGTTAAGCATCAATTTCAGGTGTATTTTTACGATCAAATTGATTAATAATAAAGGCTAACAACACAACGATAAAAGCAACGATAAAGACACTGTGTAACGCATCAAATAATATTTCTCTTAACGGTTGAATAATTGTAGCGTCTAAATCAACAGCTGTTAATGGATTAATTAGCTTGTTCATCATTTTATCATTAATGCCACTTACAGTTTCAGAAGCAATATGTTTCGCAATTGAACTATTCAATACAATTCCATAAATGGAAACCATGATAGTTTGACCTAAAATTCTAAATAGTGTATTTGAAGACGTTGCTACACCAATTTGATGCTTAGGTACAACATTTTGTGCAGTTACTGTTGTTGTTGTAATCGTAATTCCCATTCCAATTCCGATTAATGCTGTGATTAATAAAAATAGAACAAACGGTGTAGTCATTGGAATCACCATCATTAAAACAGCGCTTAAGCCAACTACAATTAAACTGCCTGATAAAATTGATTTAATTGAATAATTTAGAATAGCTCGTCCAGCAATAAATGAACCTAAAATCCAAGTTAAGGACATCGGCGTAATCGCAAATCCACCCATAGCAGCTTTCATTCCTAGAATACCTTGCATCCACATTGGAATATACACATCAATGGCAATTAAAAAGCCACTAACTAAAGCTGCAACTATATTTTGAATAACGAACGTTCGATTGTTAAACAAACTCAAAGGAATAATCGGATCAACTGCCCGTTTCTCCGCAAATATAAATAAACCAAACATCCCAATAGCTAAAGCAAAAATCCCTACCATGGCTACCGAAAATTTCCCAGTATCTCCAACTATTTGGAAACCGTACAATAGAAACAATAATGCAGCCATTAAAGAGAAACAACCAAGATAATCGATTGGCTTCTTCTCAAAAGTGAAATCTTCATGTAAAAATAAAGCAATTAAAGCAATCGTGATGATCCCTACAGGTACATTAATATAGAAAATCCAATGCCAGCTTAATTGATCAACAATAAAACCACCTAATAAAGGTCCAAAAATCCCTGCAATTCCCCAAGCTGCTCCATTCATCCCCATGATTTTAGCACGCTTTTCATAAGGATAGATATCAGCAATAATCGTAAAGGACACTGGCATAATAGCACCTGCACCAATTCCTTGAATCGCTCTAAAAATAATTAACTGTGTCATAGTTTGTGACAATCCACACAGGGATGAACCAATGACAAATATAATAGCTCCAATAATAAAAATAGGTTTACGCCCAATCATATCTGATAACTTACCATAAACAGGAGTCATCATCGCATTCGTTAATAAATAAATTGAGAAAACCCAATTCATAATTGCCATTCCTTCTAAACTACCAATAATCGTTGGCATTGCTGTGGATACAATTGTTCCTTCAACAGCTGTCATAAACGTTCCCACGAAAATAGCAATGGTCACTAACAAGACATTGGTTTGTTTTTTACTTTTCTCCATCTGTATACTCTCTCCTTTTTTTAATTACAGTTACAAAAACTAGACTAAAGACAACTAAGAGGTGTCTACCGTTTTAACTCTTTTCTGTACTTAATTCAGTTTTAAAGCGATCTTTACCAGAATATTTCCTGATAAAGACCGCCACCTCAGTCAATTTATTTTATTTTTCAATGCTCTTTTTCAATGCATCAACTTTATCTATATGCTCCCAAGACAAATCAACATCTGTACGACCAAAATGACCATAAGCTGCTGTTTGTTGGTAAATAGGTCTTTGTAAATCAAGCATTTTAATAATTCCAGCAGGACGTAAATCAAAATTCTCACGAACCGCTTTAATTAGTTCACTCTCTGGTACAGTACCCGTTCCAAAAGTATCCACAGAAATTGATACCGGTTGGGCCACACCAATCGCATAGGCTAATTGAACTTCACATTTCGTAGCAAATCCAGCGGCAACAATATTTTTAGCAATATAACGCGCTGCATAACTTGCCGAACGATCAACCTTGGTTGGATCCTTACCAGAAAAAGCGCCTCCCCCATGTCTTGCATAACCGCCATAGGTATCAACGATAATTTTTCTTCCAGTCAAACCAGAATCTCCTTGTGGACCACCAATTACAAAACGTCCAGTTGGATTGATAAAGTATTTAGTCTCATTATCCAATAATTCACTTGGGATAACTTCCTTTATAACATAATTCATCATATCTTCCTTTAAAGCTTCTAATCTAGTATCTGGGTGATGTTGTGTACTAATCACAATTGTATCCACGCGAACAGGAACCCCTGCTTCATCATATTCTACAGTCACTTGAGCTTTAGCATCAGGGCGAAGATAATCAACAATCTCCTCTTTACGAACTGTCGCCAAACGTTTTGTTAAACGATGACTTAGCGCAATCGGTAATGGCATTAATTCTGGTGTTTCATTAATTGCAAAACCAAACATTAATCCTTGATCACCTGCTCCAATCTTATCAAGTTCATCTTGATCCGTTTCCTTGAACTCTAACGAATCATCAACACCTTGTGCAATATCACTTGATTGTTCATCAATCGCAACCATCACTGCACATGTATCTGCATCAAACCCAAATTTTGCACGTGTATATCCAATCTGACGAATCGTATCGCGTACGACCTTTTGAATATCCACATAAGTTGAAGTAGAAATTTCTCCAACAACTAGTACTAAACCAGTTGTAACAGTCGTTTCACACGCAACCCGCGCATCTGGATCCTTTGCTAAAATCGCATCCAAAATTCCATCACTAATCTGATCAGCAATCTTATCTGGATGTCCTTCTGAAACAGATTCAGAAGTAAAAAGTCTTCTTTCTGACATAACTAATCTTCCCCCTTTAATAGTTTCGGTTACAAGGCACCTTCACATTTTTGTGAAGCCTTTCGGGAAATCTTTGTAACTTAATTATTATAACAGATTTCAAAAAAATTTACCTGTTTTTTAGTCTTTTGATAGAAAAATTGAATCTTTCTAACTAAAATAAACGAAATGAATCAAAAAGAGCTTTTATTATTTGGCTTTTCAGTTGTTTTTTTGGTACTATTAAAAAGAATAACTCTACAGGAGGTCTTTTTTTGATTCAAAAAATTAAACAAAATGTACTTTATCATCCTTTATTTTTAATCTTTATTCACCCACTTTCTTTTATTTTATTTGGAACAGTCTTTGCATTACAGTTTGCAAAGTTTAATTGGATTTATTTTACACTGTTTTACGTCTTTATACTATCGACTCAATTCATTGAAAATATCTTAAATAATACAATAAAAACCCAACAAAAATTAAAACTAATGCCATTAATTATTTTTGAAGGACTCGTTATTTTACTTTTATTCTATTTTTCTTTGCATTTAAACTATTTGGTAGGCTTGTTAATGTTTGGATATCTATTCATTATCCATTTCCAATTCTATCCCTACGACCTTTCAAAAACACTCTATGGATTTATTTTAAATGGTCTTTTCAAAGGTGGCATTCTAACCTATCTTGCTTTTTTCATTCAGACACAATTTATAACTACAACTCTTTATTATTGGAGTGTTCCTTTAATTATCCTGGCAAGTTTCATTTCATTTGGTAGACAGTGTGTCCCTATCTTAGAACAACCTGCTCAAAGAAAAAGAAATCAACTTTATTTTCTACTTATGTTGACTTTACTCTATCTAAGTATGTTTATCCCAGTTATTAGCTTAAGTAGTGGAACTAAGTATCTTTGGTTGCAATTATTAAGTCTTCCATTTGCTCTTCGATTAATGCTAATTATGAAACCTAATCAAGATAACTACACATCTACAACAAAGCTAAAAGCCCTAACTCTTTTCAATTTTAGCTATATCTTATTAGCAAGTATGAGTATCCTGCTTCAGATTTTATGGAAATAAAAAGGCTCTATAATTTAAAGGACTGATGAATCATAAAATGATTCATCAGCCTTTTTTGATTTTAACTAGTATAAAACAATCCGTTCTCCCCGGAGGCGATATACTTATGAACAATTCTATCAAAAATGCAAAGAACGATAGATCCTAACCTAGAACCTATTTCTTTCAGAATCAAAAAAATGTAGTTCACCTGTTTTTGATTCTGAAAGAAAACAACTAAATGTCCCGAATGAGGCAAAGAATGTGTCCGTTCGATTTGATCAATTTAACCACCCTTTAATCATGAAACTTAAGAGAACAAAAAAACTATGGATGAAACGAAAAACGTTTCATTCATAGTTATTCTTTGTTCTAACTCATCAGTCTTTATTGACAAAGAGTTCTAAAAATTAGTCTTTTAAATAATGACCCGTACGGGAATCGAACCCGTGATACCGCCGTGAAAGGGCGGTGTCTTAACCGCTTGACCAACGGGCCTTAATAAAATAATAGAAAGAATACGGAGAAGGAGGGATTCGAACCCTCGCACCGCTTACGCGACCTATACCCTTAGCAGGGGCACCTCTTGAGCCACTTGAGTACTTCCCCAAATTCAGTGTTTTTACTACATTTATAATGGGCCTAAATGGACTCGAACCATCGACCTCACGCTTATCAGGCGTGCGCTCTAACCAGCTGAGCTATAGGCCCATAAAAAAAAAGCGGGTGACGAGAATCGAACTCGCGACAACAGCTTGGAAGGCTGTGGTTTTACCACTAAACTACACCCGCATTTCTTCATTGCATTATAAATTTTGAAAAACGGTCTGGACGGGACTCGAACCCGCGACCTCCTGCGTGACAGGCAGGCATTCTAACCAGCTGAACTACCAAACCAATATTTAATTGTGTTACGTCACTTTCTTACTAATCTTCTCAATAGAAATCTATTTTAAAGAATTGCGGGGACAGGACTTGAACCTGTGACCTTCGGGTTATGAGCCCGACGAGCTGCCAACTGCTCCACCCCGCGATAATTGTAGTTTAATCACTACGAAGGTATTTATTTGAAACTAAGGAGGATAAGGGATTCGAACCCTTGCACGGTTTTACCCGCCTGACGGTTTTCAAGACCGTTCCCTTCAGCCGGACTTGGGTAATCCTCCGAAATAAAAGTCAGCTTAACTAATTATACTATATGATAAAATTTTAGATAAATTATCTAAATGACCCGTACGGGAATCGAACCCGTGATACCGCCGTGAAAGGGCGGTGTCTTAACCGCTTGACCAACGGGCCTTAATAAGAAAGATACGGAGAAGGAGGGATTCGAACCCTCGCGCCGCTTACGCGACCTATACCCTTAGCAGGGGCACCTCTTGAGCCGCTTGAGTACTTCCCCAACTCAATAACAATACTATTTTTTTCTTTTATAATGGGCCTAAATGGACTCGAACCATCGACCTCACGCTTATCAGGCGTGCGCTCTAACCAGCTGAGCTATAGGCCCATAAAGCGGGTGACGAGAATCGAACTCGCGACAACAGCTTGGA
The sequence above is a segment of the Carnobacterium gallinarum DSM 4847 genome. Coding sequences within it:
- a CDS encoding 1,4-dihydroxy-2-naphthoate octaprenyltransferase, producing the protein MIQKIKQNVLYHPLFLIFIHPLSFILFGTVFALQFAKFNWIYFTLFYVFILSTQFIENILNNTIKTQQKLKLMPLIIFEGLVILLLFYFSLHLNYLVGLLMFGYLFIIHFQFYPYDLSKTLYGFILNGLFKGGILTYLAFFIQTQFITTTLYYWSVPLIILASFISFGRQCVPILEQPAQRKRNQLYFLLMLTLLYLSMFIPVISLSSGTKYLWLQLLSLPFALRLMLIMKPNQDNYTSTTKLKALTLFNFSYILLASMSILLQILWK
- a CDS encoding MDR family MFS transporter; protein product: MEKSKKQTNVLLVTIAIFVGTFMTAVEGTIVSTAMPTIIGSLEGMAIMNWVFSIYLLTNAMMTPVYGKLSDMIGRKPIFIIGAIIFVIGSSLCGLSQTMTQLIIFRAIQGIGAGAIMPVSFTIIADIYPYEKRAKIMGMNGAAWGIAGIFGPLLGGFIVDQLSWHWIFYINVPVGIITIALIALFLHEDFTFEKKPIDYLGCFSLMAALLFLLYGFQIVGDTGKFSVAMVGIFALAIGMFGLFIFAEKRAVDPIIPLSLFNNRTFVIQNIVAALVSGFLIAIDVYIPMWMQGILGMKAAMGGFAITPMSLTWILGSFIAGRAILNYSIKSILSGSLIVVGLSAVLMMVIPMTTPFVLFLLITALIGIGMGITITTTTVTAQNVVPKHQIGVATSSNTLFRILGQTIMVSIYGIVLNSSIAKHIASETVSGINDKMMNKLINPLTAVDLDATIIQPLREILFDALHSVFIVAFIVVLLAFIINQFDRKNTPEIDA
- a CDS encoding class I SAM-dependent methyltransferase, with amino-acid sequence MLERAMHFSHTLLKEVITTGDTVIDATVGNGGDTILLATLVGSTGQVLGFDVQETALTTTKQKLLLTGLGQQVQLFHQGHETVASVLPANKDIAAAIFNLGYLPKSDKSIITQADTTLKAIQDILPNLRKGGLLLIVVYYGHEGGQSEKDAVLDYCQTIPQEEYTVLQYGFINQRNQPPFLLAIEKK
- the metK gene encoding methionine adenosyltransferase, producing MSERRLFTSESVSEGHPDKIADQISDGILDAILAKDPDARVACETTVTTGLVLVVGEISTSTYVDIQKVVRDTIRQIGYTRAKFGFDADTCAVMVAIDEQSSDIAQGVDDSLEFKETDQDELDKIGAGDQGLMFGFAINETPELMPLPIALSHRLTKRLATVRKEEIVDYLRPDAKAQVTVEYDEAGVPVRVDTIVISTQHHPDTRLEALKEDMMNYVIKEVIPSELLDNETKYFINPTGRFVIGGPQGDSGLTGRKIIVDTYGGYARHGGGAFSGKDPTKVDRSASYAARYIAKNIVAAGFATKCEVQLAYAIGVAQPVSISVDTFGTGTVPESELIKAVRENFDLRPAGIIKMLDLQRPIYQQTAAYGHFGRTDVDLSWEHIDKVDALKKSIEK